A genomic segment from uncultured Desulfuromonas sp. encodes:
- a CDS encoding response regulator produces the protein MGKRVLVIDDSSTMRKIVSRSLRQAGLDFDEILEAGDGQEALNLLEGQTVDLILSDINMPNMDGIEFLRQKKENAAIAGIPVVMITTEGGSDIIGEAKALGAAGNIKKPFTPDKIQEVIGGLI, from the coding sequence ATGGGTAAACGTGTACTTGTTATTGATGATTCCAGCACGATGAGAAAAATTGTCTCCCGCTCCTTGCGCCAGGCTGGCCTGGATTTTGATGAAATTCTTGAGGCAGGTGACGGACAGGAAGCTTTAAACCTCCTAGAAGGTCAAACCGTCGATCTGATCCTGAGTGACATCAATATGCCGAACATGGACGGCATTGAATTTTTGCGTCAGAAAAAAGAGAATGCCGCCATTGCCGGAATTCCCGTCGTCATGATTACCACCGAAGGCGGCTCTGACATCATTGGTGAAGCCAAAGCCCTCGGCGCTGCTGGCAACATCAAAAAACCCTTTACTCCCGACAAGATCCAGGAAGTCATTGGTGGCCTGATCTGA
- a CDS encoding chemotaxis protein CheX has product MQEFDQILQEKITSVLAETLENMAFLDVDDSSEEEIAELDTKNLSVTLMITKPILMEMRLEMDQELLLQVVETVYTMDREDITEQQVEDLLAEFLNTLAGRFMTELLPADQTFSLNLPEINNDDDSDFSEMDSHSFYYLADELPVIVELTAANADKLAEILSGS; this is encoded by the coding sequence ATGCAGGAATTTGATCAGATCCTTCAAGAAAAAATAACCTCTGTTCTTGCTGAAACACTTGAGAATATGGCTTTTCTTGATGTTGACGACAGCAGCGAAGAAGAGATTGCCGAACTTGACACAAAAAATCTGAGCGTCACCCTGATGATCACCAAGCCCATCTTGATGGAGATGCGATTGGAAATGGATCAGGAACTTCTGCTTCAAGTTGTTGAGACTGTCTATACGATGGATCGTGAAGATATCACTGAACAGCAGGTGGAAGACCTTCTTGCTGAGTTTCTCAATACACTGGCAGGTCGTTTCATGACGGAATTGCTTCCTGCAGATCAAACGTTTTCACTGAATCTGCCGGAGATCAACAACGACGACGACAGCGATTTCTCGGAGATGGATTCGCACAGTTTCTATTATCTGGCAGATGAATTACCGGTTATCGTTGAATTAACTGCGGCGAATGCCGACAAACTTGCCGAAATTTTAAGCGGCTCTTAA
- a CDS encoding response regulator, giving the protein MKRIVIADDSSTARMMIRRCLEIVGLMDAEFAEAENGKEALSLVKQEPTDLLVSDLNMPVMDGEALLKWVKASPKLTDLPVLIITSAGNPAKSQELLDMGAFSVVNKPVNPAILSEVLTPLLESEED; this is encoded by the coding sequence ATGAAAAGGATAGTCATTGCTGACGACTCATCCACAGCGCGTATGATGATCCGGCGGTGTTTGGAAATCGTTGGTCTGATGGATGCCGAATTCGCTGAAGCCGAAAACGGCAAAGAAGCGCTCAGCCTGGTCAAACAGGAGCCAACAGACCTGCTCGTCAGCGATCTCAATATGCCAGTCATGGACGGTGAAGCCTTGCTCAAATGGGTGAAAGCCAGTCCAAAGCTGACAGACCTACCGGTACTGATCATTACCAGTGCCGGTAACCCGGCAAAATCACAAGAACTTCTTGACATGGGTGCATTCTCGGTGGTCAACAAGCCGGTTAATCCTGCCATACTCAGTGAAGTTCTGACCCCGTTACTGGAATCGGAGGAAGACTAA
- a CDS encoding HDOD domain-containing protein, producing MKQRASKEEILKAIEDVPLLSPSASRLLQVTSKEDHDIHEVIEIVKFDSSLTARVLKIVNSVAYGLAHEVTTIDRAVSYLGERMVAGIALGDSASALFHKELEGYEGPKSELWNHDLRTAIAAREIARFAKVSLSADLAFTAGILHAVGKAVLSDFLGQTAGDVLVSIDDHEVEDYLAGERELLGIDHTEAGYVLAKNWELPESLQMAIRYHHMPAESPDEHKPLVYAVHLGCIIAMMCGSQASDSLQYHLDKKYTDYFDLSSEQIASVMLEVNEEFDKLNCAMSDTKEKSQ from the coding sequence ATGAAACAGCGCGCCAGTAAAGAAGAAATTCTTAAAGCTATTGAAGACGTGCCTTTGCTCTCTCCCAGTGCTTCTCGGCTGTTGCAGGTCACATCAAAAGAGGATCACGATATCCACGAAGTGATTGAAATCGTCAAATTTGATTCTTCACTGACTGCTCGTGTCCTTAAAATTGTCAACTCTGTTGCCTATGGACTCGCCCATGAAGTGACGACAATTGACCGGGCAGTTTCCTACCTGGGTGAACGCATGGTTGCCGGCATTGCTCTAGGAGATAGTGCCTCAGCACTCTTTCACAAAGAGCTAGAGGGCTACGAGGGGCCAAAGAGTGAATTATGGAATCACGACCTGCGTACAGCGATTGCCGCGCGTGAAATTGCCCGCTTCGCCAAAGTCTCCCTCAGTGCAGATCTCGCCTTTACAGCGGGGATTCTTCATGCCGTCGGAAAAGCGGTCTTGTCCGACTTTCTCGGGCAGACTGCAGGCGATGTCCTGGTCAGCATCGATGATCATGAAGTAGAGGACTACCTGGCTGGTGAAAGGGAGCTTCTCGGCATTGACCACACCGAAGCCGGTTATGTTCTTGCGAAAAACTGGGAACTGCCCGAATCGCTGCAGATGGCAATCCGTTATCATCATATGCCTGCAGAATCTCCAGATGAGCATAAACCCCTCGTTTATGCCGTACACTTGGGTTGCATTATTGCCATGATGTGTGGTAGTCAGGCCTCCGACTCACTACAATATCATTTGGACAAAAAATACACAGATTACTTCGACTTATCCTCAGAACAAATTGCATCTGTTATGCTTGAAGTCAATGAGGAATTTGACAAGCTCAACTGCGCTATGTCTGATACAAAGGAGAAATCCCAATGA
- a CDS encoding chemotaxis protein CheD has product MSNVILGVGEYGASRTPGDIVKTFALGSCVAVILMCPKTRTVGMVHVALPESKINPEKVKTRPGYFADTGIPALMKQMADMGCDPRGRGFIVKLAGGAKIMDPNNTFNIGKRNALAVKKILWKYALGAVAEDLGSTYSRTVSVSVSSGEVILSSPGRGEWKL; this is encoded by the coding sequence ATGAGCAATGTGATTCTAGGTGTAGGCGAATACGGGGCTTCCCGGACGCCAGGAGACATCGTTAAAACATTTGCCTTAGGCTCCTGTGTCGCCGTCATCCTTATGTGTCCTAAAACACGCACGGTCGGCATGGTACACGTTGCCCTGCCCGAGTCCAAGATCAACCCGGAGAAAGTAAAAACGCGCCCAGGCTATTTTGCCGACACCGGGATTCCCGCCCTGATGAAACAGATGGCGGATATGGGCTGCGACCCTCGTGGACGTGGCTTTATTGTTAAACTGGCGGGTGGCGCTAAAATTATGGATCCCAACAACACCTTTAACATTGGCAAGCGCAATGCTCTCGCTGTGAAAAAGATTTTGTGGAAATACGCATTAGGGGCCGTGGCTGAAGACCTTGGTTCCACATACAGTCGGACTGTATCCGTATCGGTATCCAGCGGAGAAGTCATCCTCTCCTCGCCCGGACGCGGCGAGTGGAAACTATAG
- a CDS encoding chemotaxis response regulator protein-glutamate methylesterase, with amino-acid sequence MAKPVRVLVVDDSALVRQILSNGLAMDPGIEVVGSAADPYMARDKIVQLKPDVLTLDVEMPRMDGVEFLRKLMPQYPIPVVMVSSLTQKGKQITMEALEAGAVDFVTKPTTNVAQGLNAMLMELRAKVKIASTANVSHWKGKRVEKRATIANGASKALAESTDKVVAIGASTGGTEAIKKVVTQFPATMPGVVIVQHMPPGFTKMFSERLNQLCAMEVKEAENGDRIRPGRILVAPGAMQMEVVRSGGIYQVRCAPGEKVSGHCPSVDVMMHSVAKHVGRNAVGVMLTGMGSDGAEGMLAMKNAGARNIAQDEASSVVFGMPKVAYEKGGAEKLFPLDRIASQVISLLTEK; translated from the coding sequence ATGGCAAAGCCGGTACGTGTTCTTGTCGTTGACGACTCGGCCCTGGTACGGCAAATCCTGTCGAATGGCCTCGCCATGGACCCGGGAATCGAGGTTGTCGGCTCTGCAGCGGACCCCTATATGGCGCGTGACAAAATTGTCCAGCTCAAACCGGATGTTCTAACTCTGGACGTTGAGATGCCGCGCATGGACGGTGTTGAGTTTTTACGCAAACTGATGCCTCAGTACCCCATCCCTGTGGTCATGGTCAGTTCTCTGACACAGAAGGGCAAACAAATCACCATGGAAGCCCTCGAGGCTGGCGCGGTTGACTTTGTCACAAAGCCGACAACAAATGTCGCTCAGGGCCTTAATGCCATGCTGATGGAGCTACGTGCGAAGGTCAAAATCGCTTCGACAGCCAATGTCTCCCACTGGAAAGGCAAACGGGTCGAAAAACGCGCGACAATTGCCAACGGGGCCTCAAAAGCGTTGGCGGAATCAACAGATAAAGTTGTTGCGATTGGTGCATCAACCGGTGGCACTGAAGCGATTAAAAAAGTGGTTACCCAGTTTCCGGCAACCATGCCCGGAGTGGTCATCGTTCAACACATGCCGCCCGGATTTACAAAAATGTTCTCCGAGCGTCTCAATCAATTGTGCGCGATGGAGGTTAAAGAAGCGGAAAACGGTGACCGCATCCGCCCCGGTCGCATTCTGGTTGCCCCCGGTGCCATGCAGATGGAAGTTGTTCGCTCCGGTGGCATTTATCAAGTCCGCTGCGCCCCCGGTGAGAAAGTCAGCGGTCACTGCCCCTCCGTTGATGTCATGATGCATTCCGTGGCCAAGCACGTCGGCCGCAATGCCGTTGGTGTTATGTTGACCGGCATGGGATCAGATGGCGCAGAAGGAATGCTGGCCATGAAAAATGCTGGAGCGCGTAACATCGCTCAGGACGAAGCCTCCTCTGTCGTCTTTGGTATGCCGAAAGTCGCTTACGAAAAAGGAGGTGCGGAAAAACTGTTTCCGCTCGACCGGATTGCTTCCCAGGTTATTTCCTTGCTGACGGAGAAATAA
- a CDS encoding protein-glutamate O-methyltransferase CheR, which translates to MTPTYSNGEMPRSVSMMTISDEEFNALRRLIYDRFGINLTDEKRSLLVGRLQKMLRTSKIATFQDYYDYLKTDNSGKAVSDLINMVSTNYTYFNREKDHFDYFLKTALPTVCEKLVQQKRKDLRVWCAGCSSGEEAYTLVMLMHEYLGSQYGNWDAGILATDISERVLSTAKQGIYGADKVASLPQNLQKYFTRLPDGRMQVIDKVRKEVTFRRFNLMNTTFPFKKPFQIIFCRNVMIYFDQQTRNALVQRFHRSMEPDGYFFIGHSETLGRDSQFFRYLMPAAYQKGTL; encoded by the coding sequence ATGACCCCAACTTACTCCAATGGCGAAATGCCTCGTAGCGTGTCCATGATGACCATCAGCGACGAGGAATTTAATGCCTTGCGCCGCCTGATCTATGATCGATTCGGCATCAACCTGACAGACGAAAAGCGCTCTTTGCTGGTAGGGCGTTTACAAAAGATGTTACGCACCAGCAAAATTGCGACCTTTCAGGATTATTACGACTACCTGAAAACAGACAACAGCGGTAAAGCCGTTAGCGATCTGATCAATATGGTGTCGACCAACTACACCTATTTCAATCGCGAAAAAGACCATTTTGACTACTTTCTCAAAACCGCATTGCCCACGGTCTGCGAGAAACTCGTGCAGCAGAAACGCAAGGATCTTCGGGTCTGGTGTGCGGGTTGCTCAAGCGGTGAAGAGGCTTATACGCTGGTCATGTTGATGCACGAGTATCTTGGGTCGCAATATGGCAACTGGGATGCGGGAATTCTCGCAACCGACATCTCAGAGCGCGTGTTATCCACAGCAAAGCAAGGCATTTACGGAGCCGACAAGGTGGCATCATTGCCTCAAAACCTGCAAAAATATTTCACCCGATTGCCGGATGGACGTATGCAGGTCATTGACAAAGTCCGCAAAGAAGTCACGTTCCGTCGCTTTAACCTTATGAATACGACGTTTCCGTTCAAAAAACCGTTTCAGATCATTTTTTGCCGGAATGTCATGATTTATTTTGATCAACAAACCCGAAACGCACTTGTGCAACGCTTTCACCGCAGCATGGAACCGGATGGCTATTTCTTCATCGGCCATTCTGAAACCCTTGGTCGAGATAGCCAATTTTTCAGATATCTCATGCCTGCGGCTTACCAAAAAGGAACTCTGTGA
- a CDS encoding chemotaxis protein CheA, whose product MTDELSSDQIEIIQEFVQESQDMIEQLEPTIIELGQNTDNETINAVFRLFHSMKGSAGFLEFNHITSVAHAAESLLDLVRSGKMTLQPEHVSLLCECCDFTKEALETVDEHFTDEAMAEQGEIMAARFHEAMENPAEGGAPAEEPEATQEVEDTEELSFEAPEPEATAEEEQLDPSKVQVTDDLTLEITPEMVERFVQEADELLETAEQSLLDWEKEPDSQDQVALIFRSIHSFKGNSGFFGYSTLEKLSHQIENVLDIVKSGGSFAADNPFEVLLNSVDALKEGLSSLTENGRDQIDDIEAHIEALKALPSPRIGEVLVDKGVVDEETVNQALSQQKKPLGDVIVEMGKATKEQVDEALSSQAQVKKPATPAPKAKPKASAVKRQDIRVDLEKLDNLINLIGELVIAENMLIHNPDLEGLELESFNKAAQQMGKLVRELQEMAMIIRMIPVSGLFRRMIRLVHDLSVKSGKKVDLKLSGESTEVDKTVIETITDPLVHILRNSMDHGLEPPNERIAANKSETGIIRLNACHEEGEVWIILEDDGRGLNKDKILAKAITNGLIDGDGSDLTDKEIYNMIFQPGFSTAEKITDISGRGVGMDVVKQNLEKIKGKVDVDSVPGKGTKIKLRIPLTLAIIDGMLVRVGNAKCIVPILSIKEAFRPQPDAITVTPDDEELVRVREQFFPVVRLHELLDTPPEHSALVDAILIVLEYQGRSICLMVDEILGQQQTVIKGLSEYIGNVRGCSGCTILGNGDVSLILDVGNLVEMK is encoded by the coding sequence ATGACCGACGAGCTGAGCAGTGATCAAATAGAGATTATTCAGGAATTTGTCCAGGAAAGCCAAGACATGATCGAGCAGCTGGAGCCGACGATCATTGAACTTGGTCAGAATACGGACAACGAAACAATCAATGCCGTATTCCGCCTGTTCCACTCCATGAAAGGCAGCGCCGGATTTCTTGAGTTTAACCACATTACCAGCGTGGCTCATGCGGCTGAAAGCTTGCTCGACCTGGTTCGTTCCGGGAAAATGACCTTACAGCCCGAGCACGTCAGCCTGCTGTGTGAATGTTGTGACTTCACCAAAGAAGCGCTGGAGACCGTCGATGAACACTTCACCGATGAGGCCATGGCGGAGCAAGGTGAAATCATGGCGGCCCGGTTCCATGAAGCCATGGAAAACCCCGCTGAGGGTGGTGCTCCAGCGGAAGAACCTGAAGCCACCCAAGAGGTTGAAGACACTGAGGAACTCTCTTTTGAAGCACCCGAGCCTGAAGCCACAGCTGAAGAAGAACAGCTCGATCCAAGCAAAGTACAAGTAACAGACGATCTGACCCTTGAGATCACGCCGGAAATGGTCGAACGCTTCGTCCAAGAAGCTGATGAGTTGCTGGAGACTGCGGAACAAAGCTTACTTGACTGGGAGAAAGAACCGGACAGCCAGGACCAGGTCGCTCTAATCTTCCGTAGTATCCATAGTTTCAAAGGTAATAGCGGATTTTTTGGCTACAGCACGCTGGAGAAACTCAGTCATCAGATCGAAAACGTTCTCGACATCGTTAAAAGTGGTGGCTCGTTTGCGGCAGACAACCCGTTTGAAGTTCTGTTGAATTCGGTTGATGCACTGAAAGAAGGACTCAGCTCGCTCACAGAAAATGGTCGTGACCAGATTGACGACATTGAGGCACACATTGAGGCCCTCAAAGCCCTTCCGTCTCCTCGTATTGGCGAGGTCCTCGTCGACAAAGGCGTTGTTGATGAAGAGACCGTCAATCAGGCTCTGAGCCAGCAGAAAAAACCTCTTGGCGATGTCATTGTCGAGATGGGCAAAGCGACCAAAGAACAAGTCGACGAAGCCCTCTCCTCCCAAGCGCAAGTCAAAAAACCGGCGACTCCGGCACCCAAGGCAAAGCCCAAGGCCAGTGCCGTCAAACGCCAGGACATCCGTGTTGACCTGGAGAAACTCGACAATCTGATCAACCTGATTGGTGAGCTGGTTATTGCTGAAAACATGCTGATCCACAATCCGGACCTTGAGGGACTGGAGCTGGAAAGCTTCAATAAAGCGGCTCAGCAGATGGGTAAACTGGTCCGCGAGCTCCAGGAGATGGCCATGATCATTCGGATGATTCCGGTGTCCGGCCTGTTCCGCCGCATGATCCGACTGGTGCATGACCTGTCAGTCAAATCGGGTAAAAAAGTCGACCTCAAACTGTCCGGAGAATCGACTGAAGTCGATAAAACGGTCATCGAAACTATTACCGATCCTCTGGTGCACATCCTACGCAATTCGATGGACCACGGCCTTGAGCCACCAAACGAGCGAATTGCCGCGAATAAAAGTGAAACCGGCATCATTCGCCTCAATGCCTGTCACGAAGAAGGCGAAGTGTGGATTATCCTCGAGGATGACGGCCGCGGTCTCAATAAGGACAAAATCCTCGCCAAAGCCATTACCAACGGTCTAATCGATGGAGACGGCTCTGACCTGACCGACAAAGAAATCTATAATATGATCTTCCAACCGGGCTTTTCGACGGCGGAAAAAATCACTGACATTTCAGGTCGTGGTGTCGGCATGGATGTCGTTAAGCAGAATCTGGAGAAAATCAAAGGCAAAGTTGATGTCGATAGCGTTCCGGGAAAGGGCACCAAAATTAAACTGCGCATCCCGCTGACGCTGGCCATTATTGACGGTATGCTGGTTCGCGTCGGCAACGCAAAATGCATTGTTCCGATTCTGTCCATCAAAGAGGCATTCCGCCCACAGCCGGATGCCATTACGGTCACACCAGATGATGAAGAACTGGTACGCGTACGCGAACAATTCTTCCCGGTTGTCCGCTTGCACGAGCTTCTCGACACACCACCGGAGCACTCTGCTCTGGTTGATGCTATCCTGATTGTCCTCGAATACCAAGGACGCAGTATCTGTCTGATGGTCGACGAAATTCTTGGCCAACAACAAACGGTTATCAAGGGTCTGTCGGAATACATCGGCAATGTTCGCGGCTGCTCGGGCTGTACCATCCTTGGCAATGGTGATGTCAGCCTCATTCTTGATGTTGGCAATTTGGTTGAAATGAAATAG
- a CDS encoding tetratricopeptide repeat protein has translation MSSSAAPQQFVLKKIDKQDEVNVTRLILKFNKVPEFSVNTSGQKLEIELQDTLPGSEMVFPAEDERLVRVLMGQAKDKLMVSFLLRRPPYFVNTSKELRTGLVTIDVHWRDAQNAMRPAIARRLPGQISQMGGVGRRGIDSEYRGDWLRFFDEYEQPVTIPTQLHYTIPPFPALALLGPVDDVLPVEVEELVASDEWEAAIAALRNIGFESTTGQERARFLLLLSELALRGEKYSQAETVLVTAQELIPEEQTSLSAYARLLHMYIAAQQFKDPYELMAALELEEPRQEGDRFQAYSELLHAEIALATNNLRGAQIVLDSQKNRGETELVNRYQQRQADVWFGLGNYPQAVAQYQSLSDQLADYPYSLARFAMGLYRQKDYDGAVAQLKRFLEAADDPESRDMARYLLAMSLIHRDDKDAGYDLLHQIIPGTQGALLAKAKIADLSMVVDDFHSRRRAWNEYGELTDEMVDRNRRAEMQFKHALGSYLLGLRLEAVEELRFLLKSDRMTDLAGHAQALLADILPDLIQGMIEDKKYFNALVLVEQNRDLLVASQRDFDFLIGLGEVFSQLEFSDRAVRLYLYLLDHASDEQQTSQVYTPLLKALMQQKAYSRVVEYADRYAQEYPAGEQWPEIFRLKMEAMLAEGQEEAVFSALQEKGRPQTEALDKMLAHLAWKRGEVDLVLSSLSDRIGDDLSGEDPDDLLVLAEAYRTKGNRAQALKLFRYLQQTSFRDQAIYREAQILIVQGRRGDGLKLLRQLVEEAKSSEWRALAEETLAIERFDR, from the coding sequence TTGTCAAGTTCGGCAGCCCCACAACAGTTTGTGCTGAAAAAAATCGACAAACAGGATGAAGTAAATGTTACCCGGCTCATCCTTAAATTCAATAAGGTTCCCGAATTTAGCGTTAATACCTCGGGGCAGAAGCTGGAAATCGAGCTGCAGGATACCCTGCCTGGATCAGAAATGGTTTTTCCTGCTGAAGATGAACGGCTCGTGCGGGTGCTTATGGGGCAGGCAAAAGATAAATTGATGGTGTCGTTCCTTTTGCGGAGACCGCCATATTTTGTCAACACATCAAAAGAGTTACGTACCGGTCTCGTGACGATTGATGTTCATTGGCGTGATGCTCAGAACGCGATGCGTCCAGCGATTGCCCGTCGCCTTCCGGGGCAGATTTCTCAAATGGGTGGGGTTGGCCGACGGGGGATTGATTCGGAATATCGGGGTGACTGGTTACGCTTTTTTGATGAGTATGAACAACCGGTCACCATTCCTACTCAGTTACATTATACGATCCCTCCCTTTCCGGCCCTGGCACTTTTGGGGCCGGTTGATGATGTTTTGCCGGTTGAAGTAGAGGAATTGGTTGCCTCTGATGAGTGGGAAGCCGCTATTGCGGCATTGCGGAATATTGGTTTTGAATCTACCACCGGCCAGGAGAGAGCGCGTTTTTTGCTGTTGCTGTCTGAATTGGCGTTGAGAGGTGAAAAATATTCTCAGGCAGAGACAGTACTTGTGACCGCACAGGAGCTTATTCCAGAGGAGCAGACGTCTCTATCCGCGTATGCTCGGTTGCTGCATATGTATATTGCCGCACAACAGTTCAAGGACCCTTACGAGCTGATGGCCGCACTTGAATTGGAGGAGCCGCGGCAGGAAGGGGATCGTTTTCAGGCCTATTCCGAGTTGCTCCATGCTGAAATTGCGTTGGCGACAAACAATTTGCGCGGGGCACAGATCGTGCTCGATAGCCAGAAGAATCGCGGAGAAACGGAGCTGGTTAACCGTTATCAACAGCGTCAGGCTGATGTCTGGTTTGGTCTGGGGAATTATCCTCAGGCTGTTGCCCAGTATCAGTCGTTGTCGGATCAGCTCGCGGATTATCCCTACTCGTTGGCACGTTTCGCCATGGGACTGTATCGACAGAAAGATTATGACGGTGCCGTGGCTCAGTTGAAGCGGTTTCTTGAAGCCGCAGACGATCCGGAATCGCGCGACATGGCGCGCTACTTGCTCGCCATGTCGCTGATCCACCGCGACGATAAAGATGCCGGTTACGACTTGCTGCACCAGATTATTCCGGGAACACAGGGTGCGCTGTTGGCCAAAGCAAAGATTGCGGATTTAAGCATGGTCGTCGATGATTTTCACAGTCGTCGACGGGCATGGAATGAATATGGCGAATTGACGGATGAGATGGTGGACCGCAATCGTCGCGCCGAGATGCAGTTCAAGCATGCCCTGGGGTCTTATTTGCTGGGACTTCGCCTTGAGGCGGTCGAGGAGTTGCGGTTTTTACTGAAATCAGATCGCATGACGGACCTTGCCGGTCATGCGCAGGCGTTGTTGGCTGATATCCTCCCGGACCTGATCCAGGGGATGATTGAAGATAAAAAATATTTCAATGCCCTGGTGCTCGTTGAGCAGAATCGTGATCTGCTTGTCGCCAGCCAGAGAGATTTCGATTTTCTTATCGGCCTGGGCGAAGTGTTCTCACAACTTGAATTTTCTGACCGGGCAGTACGTTTATATCTGTATCTGCTTGATCATGCGTCAGATGAACAGCAGACCTCTCAGGTCTACACTCCGTTACTCAAGGCGTTGATGCAACAAAAGGCCTATTCACGCGTTGTGGAATATGCGGACCGTTATGCACAAGAGTATCCTGCGGGTGAGCAGTGGCCTGAGATCTTTCGCTTGAAAATGGAGGCGATGCTGGCAGAAGGACAGGAAGAGGCCGTGTTCAGCGCCTTGCAGGAAAAAGGACGACCCCAAACCGAGGCTCTCGATAAAATGCTGGCGCATCTGGCCTGGAAGCGCGGTGAGGTTGATCTTGTCTTGAGCAGTTTGTCTGATCGGATTGGTGACGACTTGTCCGGTGAAGATCCTGATGATCTTCTGGTTCTTGCTGAAGCGTATCGCACCAAGGGCAACCGTGCCCAGGCATTGAAACTTTTCCGCTATTTACAGCAAACCAGCTTTCGCGATCAGGCCATTTATCGCGAGGCTCAAATCCTGATTGTGCAGGGACGCCGTGGTGATGGATTAAAACTTTTGCGCCAATTGGTCGAAGAAGCTAAAAGCTCCGAATGGCGAGCACTGGCCGAGGAGACCTTGGCGATTGAACGCTTTGATCGCTGA
- the flgB gene encoding flagellar basal body rod protein FlgB produces the protein MMTSGMMDKTALLLKKSMDLRLRNQQIIAGNVANAQTPGYQAKTFTFEDALRQAATGEGTDMTVTHPRHISSHGGSIEHVTGTVGEIRDTSGLGDRNTVEVDQEMVNLAENQIMYEATTQLLNKKLSIIKYVVQGT, from the coding sequence ATGATGACTTCAGGCATGATGGACAAAACAGCCCTGTTGCTAAAAAAATCAATGGACCTGCGTTTGCGCAACCAGCAGATAATTGCAGGAAACGTTGCCAATGCCCAGACGCCGGGATATCAGGCGAAAACATTTACCTTTGAAGATGCGCTTCGCCAGGCAGCCACCGGGGAAGGAACGGACATGACCGTAACACATCCCCGGCATATTTCGAGTCATGGTGGTTCTATAGAGCATGTGACCGGTACCGTCGGTGAGATTCGTGACACCTCCGGTTTAGGAGACCGAAATACCGTGGAAGTGGATCAGGAAATGGTCAATTTGGCTGAAAACCAGATCATGTACGAAGCGACCACGCAATTACTGAACAAAAAACTCAGTATTATCAAATACGTGGTTCAGGGAACATAG
- the flgC gene encoding flagellar basal body rod protein FlgC → MDIFTSLNISASALKAQRVRLDTISSNMANAETTRTPEGGPYRRKMVVFEPAQVSFSDHLSAKEKRALNGVQVSQILTEDSEPRLIFDPSHPDANAEGYVALPNIDLLKETTDMMLATRAYEANITTIKSAKRMALKALEIGK, encoded by the coding sequence ATGGATATCTTCACGTCGTTAAATATCAGTGCCTCAGCACTTAAGGCTCAACGTGTTCGCCTTGATACGATCAGCTCCAATATGGCCAATGCCGAAACCACGCGCACTCCGGAAGGGGGGCCGTATCGGCGCAAAATGGTTGTATTTGAACCCGCACAAGTGAGTTTTTCCGATCATTTATCCGCCAAAGAGAAAAGAGCGCTCAATGGTGTTCAGGTGAGCCAGATTCTTACCGAAGATTCTGAGCCCCGATTGATCTTTGATCCGAGCCATCCTGATGCCAATGCGGAGGGTTATGTTGCGTTGCCCAATATTGATCTGCTCAAAGAGACCACAGATATGATGTTGGCGACGCGAGCTTATGAGGCGAATATCACCACCATTAAGTCGGCGAAAAGAATGGCTCTCAAAGCCCTGGAAATTGGTAAATAG
- the fliE gene encoding flagellar hook-basal body complex protein FliE, with protein sequence MKDISIDTHLKSMMPKLSFEQQAPQSGFADMLTQAIDQTNKAQVDANNAVTDLVTGKADNLHEVMLSMEEADVSMRMLVQIRNKVVDAYKEIIQMQV encoded by the coding sequence ATGAAAGATATCTCTATTGATACTCATCTCAAATCGATGATGCCAAAGCTCAGTTTTGAGCAACAGGCACCGCAGAGCGGGTTTGCCGATATGTTGACTCAGGCGATTGATCAGACCAATAAAGCACAAGTGGATGCGAACAATGCCGTTACCGATCTGGTTACGGGCAAAGCCGATAATTTGCATGAAGTCATGCTGTCGATGGAAGAGGCCGATGTCTCCATGCGGATGCTGGTGCAGATTCGTAATAAAGTCGTGGATGCCTACAAAGAAATTATCCAGATGCAGGTGTGA